In one window of Bradysia coprophila strain Holo2 unplaced genomic scaffold, BU_Bcop_v1 contig_200, whole genome shotgun sequence DNA:
- the LOC119075338 gene encoding vitellogenin-1-like, whose amino-acid sequence MQLTLSLILVSIGLVAAGNSAWKEGKEYQYKLRIYTKNNKEAGTAAQARLTIEPQSDSFLIGKISKAVYGKTNEPFPGDGADLSGIMPKYDEWKLNGQRFKIHFDNGMIRSISVDSSLTSNEMNQLKAIVSQLQINTKKPENNVSYKVMEPSVFGNCETSYEISPLPNYEHPALAREEEDLIQIEKTRNCVDEMKASRNPAARTRIVISGNLNEYTIQSVYSTSPAMGFFEHMGITLESVRESENFGEMLLEDSNLIPQGIQLTTSPVVTPGPENVGSCEPAPNAEEQITPTCWTGFVDVDAQCKNDFDAQWTTVGGAGCCGFLCLGQRQRCRKSFPGCVETVCYAAAQPAASACNDQYKGGDYPIPCGGSTNCAPGWRRVRCCPKQYA is encoded by the exons ATGCAATTGACTCTATCGTTGATCTTAGTCTCTA TTGGACTAGTTGCCGCCGGCAATAGTGCTTGGAAAGAAGGCAAAGAGTACCAGTATAAGTTGCGAATTTATACGAAAAACAACAAGGAGGCAGGTACAGCTGCTCAGGCACGCTTAACTATTGAGCCACAGTCTGACAGTTTTTTGATTGGAAAAATCAGCAAAGCCGTTTATGGAAAAACGAACGAACCATTTCCGGGAGACGGTGCAGACTTGAGCGGAATAATGCCGAAGTATGACGAATGGAAGCTGAATGGACAACGATTTAAAATCCATTTCGACAATGGCATGATTCGTTCGATATCTGTCGATTCATCGTTGACCTCCAACGAAATGAATCAGTTGAAGGCCATTGTTAGCCAACTTCAAATCAACACTAAGAAGCCAGAGAACAACGTTTCTTACAAGGTAATGGAACCATCCGTATTCGGAAACTGCGAAACTTCATACGAAATTTCTCCGTTGCCGAACTACGAACATCCCGCATTGgcaagagaagaagaagacttGATCCAGATCGAAAAGACAAGAAATTGTGTGGATGAGATGAAAGCTTCAAGAAATCCGGCTGCCCGTACTCGTATTGTTATTTCGGGCAATCTGAACGAGTACACCATTCAATCAGTCTATTCAACAAGCCCTGCAATGGGTTTCTTTGAACACATGGGCATCACATTAGAGTCTGTCAGGGAGTCCGAAAACTTTGGAGAAATGTTGTTGGAAGATTCAAACTTGATTCCACAGGGAATACAATTAACCACGAGTCCTGTGGTAACGCCTGGTCCGGAAAATGTTGGAAGTTGTGAACCAGCACCAA ATGCTGAAGAACAAATCACTCCTACGTGTTGGACAGGTTTCGTTGATGTGGATGCGCAATGCAAAAACGATTTCGATGCACAGTGGACAACTGTTGGTGGCGCTGGTTGTTGTGGATTTTTATGTCTAGGTCAACGACAACGTTGCAGAAAAAGCT ttccaGGATGTGTCGAAACTGTTTGCTATGCGGCAGCTCAACCTGCCGCTTCAGCGTGCAATGATCAATATAAAGGAGGCGATTATCCAATTCCCTGCGGTGGTTCCACCAACTGCGCACCCGGTTGGAGACGTGTCAGATGTTGCCCAAAACAATACGCTTGA
- the LOC119075357 gene encoding uncharacterized protein LOC119075357 has translation MANPKPNIAVQKQLVRGTQKTNRLATVKTHTSPSLYQQNNPIRTVTAAASTKDKYRKPQLQATMGLAQQIDQWKAKTGPKYNDVCDLTPRSRAVVTERITHQLNFPTEATVFKKLIPVNVNDSVLEEICPKVKKRRPFTRHKDPEPVLGDYLTPVVPLELKIEQSDSTIELKQPDSFDYSRMYSLFKVLNAGL, from the exons ATGGCTAATCCAAAGCCGAATATCGCCGTTCAAAAGCAACTTGTCCGCGGAACGCAAAAAACCAATCGACTGGCCACTGTCAAAACCCATACGTCACCGTCATTATATCAGCAAAACAATCCAATACGAACGGTAACCGCTGCTGCATCGACGAAAGACAAATACCGAAAACCTCAGTTGCAAGCTACGATGGGATTAGCCCAACAAATCGATCAGTGGAAAGCGAAGACCGGACCAAAATACAATGACGTTTGTGACTTAACACCCAGATCTAGGGCTGTTGTGACCGAGCGG ATCACGCATCAGCTGAATTTCCCGACAGAGGCAACCGTTTTCAAGAAGTTGATTCCGGTGAACGTAAACGATTCCGTGCTGGAAGAGATTTGTCCAAAGGTGAAGAAGCGTCGACCATTCACACGCCATAAAGACCCGGAACCCGTGCTGGGAGATTATTTGACGCCAGTCGTTCCGTtggaattgaaaattgaacaatCTGACAGTACGATTGAGCTGAAACAACCGGACAGTTTTGACTACAGTCGCATGTACAGTTTGTTCAAAGTGTTGAACGCCGGGTTATGA